DNA sequence from the Terriglobales bacterium genome:
GTTTCTCGGAATCAAGGCGGTCGAGTACCACGAAAAGTATGTCGAGCACCATATTCCTGGCGCAAACTTCGATTTCAACTACGAGCGTGTGAAAAACGGCGAACAACCTGTTCCCGCCGACGTAGCCACACAGACATCGATCTTTTTTGCTCTCTATTTCGCGATGACCGGCATGCACGCGATGCACATGATCATTGGCGCCGGCATCCTCATATTCCTGATCTGGCGAGCGTATAAGGGAGCTTATCCACCGCATCACTATACGATGGTCGAAAACTTCGGCCTGTATTGGCACTTCGTGGACATCATCTGGATTTTCCTGTTCCCGTTGTTGTACCTGGTCAGTCGAAGTCCGGTGCATTGAGCGTTACGTGAAGCAAGTGCTTAAGGGGTGAGTTGCTTAAGGAAGTAAATTCGGCAGGAGCTATTGAGGTAAGAGGAATGTCGGCTGGCGGAGACCACATCGTTTCACCCAAGATCTACGTAACCATTTGGCTGATTCTGCTCGCCTTTACCGGAATCACAGTTTGGGCAGCCTTCCAGCACTTCGGAATCTTTAACCCGATCGTCGCCCTGGCGATTGCCTGCACAAAAGCCACGTTGGTGATCCTCTTCTTTATGCACGTAAAGTACTCGCCCAAGATGATCGCCCTGGTGATCGGCTGCGGTCTCTTCTTTCTATCCATCCTGATGGTGCTCACCTGCGCGGATTACATCAGCCGAGCGTGGGCGACTTAGACCCGACGCCAGGGACTCGCGAGCGGAATAACACATAACAGCAAAAAATATAGGGAACTTTCCAGTTCTAGGTCGCAGAATTGCCAAATTCTGCCCAAAATTCCCGGCGAGGCGCAGGGAACCAACAGGGAACCCAGGGATTTTTCTCGATAACCCAATATCAATCAGCGCCTTGCCGTCTTTTTTGGCGGCAGGCGTGGAAACGAAACAGGGACCACTCACGGATTTCGTCTGTGAGTTCGGCATTTCGGAGTCCCGCGACCGCACCTATGCGCGACTCTTAAAACCGAGAATTGCATTTTTCCTCAATCCCTATTAATAAGCGTTTCAACCCTTGCTAATCGTGCTAAGTAATCCAATATAGGCGTTTAATCCCCTATGCAATTTCATATGTTGCCCCCGCAATAGATGCAGAGTTCTGTAGGGAATCAACTTTTCCACAGTGTAAGTTACTGAATCCTAATCATCTCGTTTGGTCCCGCATATGCTCTTTCCATACCTGTTATCCGTTGCTATATCCCAGCGTTGGTGAAAATCCAACTGTCTTCTTTGTCCGACGTTAGCTCCGCTGTTCGACGTCAACCCGCTCGGTCGCCCTAGAAGACCTGGGTAGAAGTTCCAACAAATTTCAAGCTCTGGAGGGGACTGTGAAAGCTTTGCATAGAACAGCTCTTGTCACGTTTTGCGTTTTGCTGCTGTCGTTTACAGCGTATGGCCAGTTCACCGGCGGTGACCTCGTTGGGTCGGTGGTCGACAGTTCCGGCGCAGTGGTTCCGGGCGCCACAGTTACAGCAACCAACCAAGCCACCAACGTAAAGTCAACGACCACAACCAACAACAGCGGCGAATATCGCTTGAGTAATCTTCTCGCCGGAAACTACACCGTAAGCGCTACCGGTAAGGGATTCGAGACCACGACCGTGAGAGATCTGCTTGTCTCACTGAACCAGACCACCACCGTGCGAATCCCCCTGAAAGTCGGTCAGGTTGAGACCACTGTGGAAGTCACTGCCGAATCGGTCGGGATCGACACGACCACGGCTCAGCTTGCGACAACCTACGATATGAAAGAAGCTGCCGACTTGCCGACTGCAGCAGTCGGAAGCGGTGTGCTGAACCTCTCGCTGCTCCAGGCTGGAGTTGGCACTAGTGGAGGCATCGGCGCGGGTTCGGGTCCGTCGGTCGGCGGACAGCGTCCACGCAATAACAACTTCATGATTGAAGGTGTCGATAACAACGACAAGGGCGTCACCGGCCCAGACATCATCATTCCAAACGACGCGGTGCAGAACTTCACCGTGCTTCAGAACCAATTCAGCCCTGAGTTCGGACACTCCACGGGCGGCCAGTTCAATCAGAGCGTGATCAGCGGAACGAATACTTGGCACGGTCGCGCGTATGAGTACCTGCAGAATCGCAACCTGAACGCCCTTGATGTCTCACGCAAGCTGCAGGGAATCACCAAGCAACCACGCTATGACAACAACCGCTTTGGCGGGCAGGTCGGCGGTCCGATCATTAAGAATAAGCTGTTCTTCTTCACGAACTACACCTATAACCCCATCGGGCAGGCAACCACTCCATCGGCGGGCGTGTTGGCTCCAACAGCGGCGGGATACACGCAGCTGGCGGCGATCAGTGGTCTATCCGCTAATAACCTCGGTATCCTGAAGCAGTACGCCACAGGAGGCGGATCGACTCAGAACGTTAACGTGCAAGGCCCGAATTGTCCTGCCGCCGGCTGTCCGGTGCAGGTTGGAATTGTGCCCATCGTTGCTCCCAACTACAGCAACACGAAGTATTTTGTCAGTTCAGTCGACTACAACATTGGTAATAACGATCAGCTGCGCGGCCGCTACATCTATAACAAGAACGTCCAGATTGACACTGCCGCTACGCTGCCGGTGTTCTATACACCGATTGAGACCCCCGGCCACATCTTCACTCTGAGCGAGTTCCACACATTTTCACCGAGCATCACCAACGAGTTTCGTGTGGGCTTCAGCCGCTATGGCAACGCCCTTACAGTGGGTCCACAAACGTATCCGGGCCTCGACGCATTTCCGAACATTCAACTTGAAGATCTGAATCTGAATATAGGTCCTGACGGGAACGCGCCGCAGTTCGGCTTTAAGAACTTCTATCAGGCAGTCGACAACGTGAGCTGGGTGAAGGGCAATCACACTCTGAAGTTCGGTATTGACACTGCCCAGTATATTTCGCCGCAGCAATTCACGCAGCGTGCGCGTGGCGATTACGACTACAGCACCATGGATCAGTGGCTGCGAGATGTGGTGCCGGATGTGTTGGCAGAGCGCAGCCTTGGCAATTCCAATTACTACGGCAATCAGTACTGGATCTTCGGCTTCGCAAACGACATATGGAAAGTTCGTTCGAACCTCAGCCTCAACCTCGGCCTGCGCTGGGAATATTTGTCGACGCCCCAAGGCTGGGCTAAGCAGGCTCTGAATACTTCTGCGAATGTTCCGGGACTCATTACCTTTGACGCTCCGTCGGCGCCCAAGACTGACTTCGCGCCGAGAATCGGATTTGCCTGGTCGCCTGAAACGAACGGTGGACTGTTAGGGATGCTGCTCGGTTCCAGCAACTCGAGCTCTATCCGAGGCGGTTTCGGAATGGGCTATGACGTTCTGTACGACAACATCGGCGTTCTTTCACTTCCCCCGCAGCTTAGCCAAACCAGTGATTGTCCTGGTGGCCCAGGTTGCGGACCTAATACGGGATTTCTCGCGGCCGGTGGCATTAAGCCGTTCACTGGAACTCCGGTGCTGACGAAGGACTTCTGCACGAACGTTATCGGCGTGCCGGTTCCAGATGACGCCCACTGCGCACGACTGCTGACGGCCTCGTTTCTGCCGAACGGTACTCCGGCGACTGTGAAGTATCCGCAATCGTTCCAGTACAACCTGGGCATTCAGCGAATGTTCGCTCGAAACTACGTGGTCGAGGTGAGATACGTAGGAACGCAAGGCGCCCACCTGAACGTGCAGAATCGTCTCAACAAAATCGCGTCGGTGGATTCCACTCATTTCCTGCCGTACTTCACTAGTGCGCCCAGTCAAGCGACACTCGACTCTTTGAGCACTACATTGACAGGCCTGCGTAACCGCTTCACTGGACCCTTTGGCGGTGTAGGGTTCGATCCCGTGTACGCTAACCCAGGATTCACCTTGTCCAACATCGTTGGCTTTGTACCGTTCGGGCACTCCAGTTACAACGGTCTGCAGACGCAGATTACTCGTCGCCTGAGCGAAGGCCTGCAGTTCCAGGTAGCTTGGACCTGGAGCCACGCGATCGACAACAGCACAGCCGACTTCTTCTCCACCGTGCTGTCGCCTCGTCGTCCGCAGGACTTCCGCAATCTCCAGGCGGAGCGCTCAAACTCCGCGCTTGACCGCGCGCATCGCCTGACCATCGCAATGATCTATGACATGCCGTACTTCAAACATTCCAACTGGCTCATGAAGAACCTGGTTGGCAATTGGGAAGTGGCTCCGGTGTACACGTTCGAGACTGGCGAATGGGCTGATCCCCAGAGCCAGCAGGACGCTAACCTGAACGGCGATGCCGCCGGCGATCGCGTAATCTTCAATCCGAGCGGCGTTCCCGGAACAGGAAGCGACGTGACGGCCCTGAAGAATTCTTCAGGTGCAACCGTCGGCTATCTTGTCACCAATCCGAACGCGCAGTTTTACAAGGCGCGTCAGGGCATGCTTGCCAACTCGACCCGCAACATCATGCAGATGCCTGGGATCAACAACCTCGATCTGGCGTTGATCAAACGGTTCAACTTCACCGAGCGGATTTCATTCGAGTTCGCCGCGCAAATGCTGAACTCGTTGAATCATTCCCAGTTCATCGGCGGATCGATCAACGATATTCAATCTATCGGACAAACCGGCTCGGCTTCGACGACCTACCTGGTTCCGGGATCGTCGAACTTCAACAAGCCGGAATTGACGTTCCCGAGCAACTCCCGTTCGATTCAGTTGGGAGCGAAGGTCATCTTCTAGGCAATCGCAACTTCTTATTACTTCTAAGGAGGGCGCGTTTCGCGCCCTCCTAATTTTCTTTGACAAACAACAGTGAGTGTCTGGGTGGTCGCGCAGCCCCAGGAAAGCGCTGGCCCTGTCAATTTGCTCAGGCCAGCTTTGCGCGACCCACAGTTGAACTTGGAAAAGGGGCAATCTGCTAATCCAGTTTCCCCACTCATGTTGGACTTCCCGCTGCCCCGATCCCGTGGCGCGTTATCCGTAGCTTGTCCCTTAATTCCCACGTTTTATACCTTGGTATATGTTCCCAATTCGGCATCTCTCTGTCCCCAGCTTACCTGCTGAAATTTACTAACACTAGAAATGCTTTTGGTCCCGATGTGGGAAACTCAACCGATCGCTTTCGCGTTTTGTCCCTGTAAATAAGCTCTTAATCCCATTGCAAAATACGGAATTCCATAGCCGATTGTTCCGTAAATGCAGACTTTGGTATCTCTGTTTCCGACATTCGTCCCTAACCGATTGACCCGAAATCGGATTTCATGAATGCAGGGGATGGAACGCAGCGTGCGTCTGATACAAAGTTCCAAAAATGAGATAGGCGGCCGAAGGCCAGCCCGAACTTTCAACGATCATACGAAGGGGTGTGCTGTGAAGCTAGTAAAGTTCGTATCGTACGGAGCGGCAATCGTTCTGTTGCTCGCAAGTCTTGGATTTTCCCAGGCGATCAGCGGTGATTTGGTGGGGACGGTGACTGATGCCACCGGGGCAGTAGTTCCCAATGCGACAGTTACGGCAACTAATTCCGCAACCAGTATTAAGAGCACTGGCAGAACCAACGCCAATGGTGAGTATCGGTTTACAAATTTGCCCATTGGCAACTACACCATCGATGTGGAGGCAACCGGCCTGAAGGGCGGCCTGGCAAATGTTGCAGTTCAATTGAACAAAACGGCGACTGCCAACGTCACTCTGCAGGTCGGTACTAGCACTACGACGGTCGAAGTAACTGCACAAAGCACGACGATCGATACAACGACGCCACAAATCCAGTCAAACTATGAAATTAAGCAGACGCAGGACCTCCCTACGGCTGCTATTGGCGTTGGAGTGATTAATCTTTCACTGCTTAATCCAGGAGTTGCTAATTCAGGAGGAATCGGACTTGGAGTGGGGCCGACGGTCGGCGG
Encoded proteins:
- a CDS encoding cytochrome C oxidase subunit IV family protein — translated: MSAGGDHIVSPKIYVTIWLILLAFTGITVWAAFQHFGIFNPIVALAIACTKATLVILFFMHVKYSPKMIALVIGCGLFFLSILMVLTCADYISRAWAT
- a CDS encoding carboxypeptidase regulatory-like domain-containing protein, producing MKALHRTALVTFCVLLLSFTAYGQFTGGDLVGSVVDSSGAVVPGATVTATNQATNVKSTTTTNNSGEYRLSNLLAGNYTVSATGKGFETTTVRDLLVSLNQTTTVRIPLKVGQVETTVEVTAESVGIDTTTAQLATTYDMKEAADLPTAAVGSGVLNLSLLQAGVGTSGGIGAGSGPSVGGQRPRNNNFMIEGVDNNDKGVTGPDIIIPNDAVQNFTVLQNQFSPEFGHSTGGQFNQSVISGTNTWHGRAYEYLQNRNLNALDVSRKLQGITKQPRYDNNRFGGQVGGPIIKNKLFFFTNYTYNPIGQATTPSAGVLAPTAAGYTQLAAISGLSANNLGILKQYATGGGSTQNVNVQGPNCPAAGCPVQVGIVPIVAPNYSNTKYFVSSVDYNIGNNDQLRGRYIYNKNVQIDTAATLPVFYTPIETPGHIFTLSEFHTFSPSITNEFRVGFSRYGNALTVGPQTYPGLDAFPNIQLEDLNLNIGPDGNAPQFGFKNFYQAVDNVSWVKGNHTLKFGIDTAQYISPQQFTQRARGDYDYSTMDQWLRDVVPDVLAERSLGNSNYYGNQYWIFGFANDIWKVRSNLSLNLGLRWEYLSTPQGWAKQALNTSANVPGLITFDAPSAPKTDFAPRIGFAWSPETNGGLLGMLLGSSNSSSIRGGFGMGYDVLYDNIGVLSLPPQLSQTSDCPGGPGCGPNTGFLAAGGIKPFTGTPVLTKDFCTNVIGVPVPDDAHCARLLTASFLPNGTPATVKYPQSFQYNLGIQRMFARNYVVEVRYVGTQGAHLNVQNRLNKIASVDSTHFLPYFTSAPSQATLDSLSTTLTGLRNRFTGPFGGVGFDPVYANPGFTLSNIVGFVPFGHSSYNGLQTQITRRLSEGLQFQVAWTWSHAIDNSTADFFSTVLSPRRPQDFRNLQAERSNSALDRAHRLTIAMIYDMPYFKHSNWLMKNLVGNWEVAPVYTFETGEWADPQSQQDANLNGDAAGDRVIFNPSGVPGTGSDVTALKNSSGATVGYLVTNPNAQFYKARQGMLANSTRNIMQMPGINNLDLALIKRFNFTERISFEFAAQMLNSLNHSQFIGGSINDIQSIGQTGSASTTYLVPGSSNFNKPELTFPSNSRSIQLGAKVIF
- a CDS encoding cytochrome c oxidase subunit 3 family protein gives rise to the protein MSDSQTTTLQPAHQHHDPSLLVQFDSADQQKDASQFGMWVFLITEIMFFGGLFGAYLIYRNLYNPAFVAASTSIDIRLGAVNTVVLICSSLTMAMGVHSAALGARKLLVFWLVATLVLGGVFLGIKAVEYHEKYVEHHIPGANFDFNYERVKNGEQPVPADVATQTSIFFALYFAMTGMHAMHMIIGAGILIFLIWRAYKGAYPPHHYTMVENFGLYWHFVDIIWIFLFPLLYLVSRSPVH